The following is a genomic window from Nitrospira sp..
AGCCGAGGACCGCACGCACCGCTTCGGTGCCATAGCCACGATTCCAGTAGGGAATGCCGAGCCAGTAGCTGAGCCGCGCATGCCGGTGGACCTGCACTATGTCCAGGCCGATGAATCCGATGAATGTCGGATTATCCGTCAGGGCGATGGCGAAGCTGATGGCGGTGCCATCCTCATGGGCCTGTTGGCGATCCGCAATCCATTGCTCGGCCATGCCGTTCTCGTATGGGTGCGGGAGGAATGTGCCGGCGGCGACTTCTTTAGCTCCCGCGAGCCGCTGTATGTCGGGTGCGTCCGACGGTTGAAACGGCCGGAGGAGCAAGCTTGTCGTCTTGAGAGAAGGAGAGTCCGGCATATCGCGAGCGATTCATTGATGGTGGAAGGTTGGTCTCTTGGCAGAAGCTTCTATTCTGG
Proteins encoded in this region:
- a CDS encoding GNAT family N-acetyltransferase (MaGe:77308141), whose product is MPDSPSLKTTSLLLRPFQPSDAPDIQRLAGAKEVAAGTFLPHPYENGMAEQWIADRQQAHEDGTAISFAIALTDNPTFIGFIGLDIVQVHRHARLSYWLGIPYWNRGYGTEAVRAVLGYGFRQLNLHRIYSPHFQGNVASGRVLQKVGMAYEGRMREHYVRFGRFIDLELYGMLQREFTDRTEETATDG